Genomic segment of Chloroflexota bacterium:
AGCGCGTCGGAATCGGTGCGGTTGATTACGGTGGCTTGCTTGAACGCCGCCAGCGCTTTGTCGTTATCGCCCTGTTTGTCGTACAGCACGCCTAGCTGGTAGTACACCAGTTCCATGCGCGGGTCGAGCTGCGCCAGCGGGTTGTCTTTGTAGCGGTCGATCAACTGCTGGTACGTGGCGATCGCGCCGGCGTTGTCGCCCTTGGTGGCGTAGGCGCGGCCCAGCAACACAATCGCTTCCATGTGATTGGGATTGATCTTGAGCGCTTCCCCCGCCTGAACAATCGCCTGGTCAACCAGTCCCTTGTCCAGATAGAACGCGGCCGTCGCCACGCGCAAGTCGGCATTCTGCGGGTTCTTGAGGACCATGTCTTCGAGGTGCTGCGCCTGCTGGTCGGCCGCCTGCTCGGAGACGTGCACGTAGCGGTCGTAGTAGTAGTAACCGCCAAAGGCGGCCAGCGACAGCAACGCCAGCGTGCAGGCTAGCCAGAATGTCCAGTCGAACCGCTGCGCGCGAATCGGTTTGATCATAAGC
This window contains:
- a CDS encoding tetratricopeptide repeat protein, giving the protein MIKPIRAQRFDWTFWLACTLALLSLAAFGGYYYYDRYVHVSEQAADQQAQHLEDMVLKNPQNADLRVATAAFYLDKGLVDQAIVQAGEALKINPNHMEAIVLLGRAYATKGDNAGAIATYQQLIDRYKDNPLAQLDPRMELVYYQLGVLYDKQGDNDKALAAFKQATVINRTDSDALYMLGTAYQKANDHTQAVAAFQNAVRFVPDFTEAYQGMVKSYSALGKIPEANIARAMAQLSQGDAAAAATQFEALVKDNPGLTSAYLGLGLAYEKLNRRAEAAAALKTYLATNPQDIAASQALGRVSQESK